Part of the Gemmatimonadaceae bacterium genome is shown below.
GAGGTGATGCGATGCCGTCAGGCGTTCTTGCGTCCGGGCGCCGCCGCGTCGTCGCGCCGAGCGTCAGGCTCCTTCTGGCCGGTCGCCGGACGCGGGCTGGCTCCCACCCTGGTCTTGTCGGTGGGTTCCGTCGTTTGGGCGCTGCGGGGCGCCTGGCCAGGATTGTTCACCAGCGGATCGCCCATCGGGCGCTTGTCATCGGGATTCGGCATGGAATGCTCCAGGGTTGTTGGGAGATGTTGCATGCGTGTTGTGTCTCGGCATGCGTCGTGATCGCAAGGTGCGCCAGCGCGCACGCGAGGGGCATTCACCAATCGAGCGATCTTTCCCGTCACCGTTGGAGCACGCGCGGCTACCTCTCAGGGCCCTGCGACGAACTGGGGCGTCAACCGCTGGTTGCCGACTCGCGTGGGCGACGTCGCACGTCGATCGCGATGTGCAGCGTGATCTCGAGGTCGTCGCCATCGAGCACCACGTGGCGTACCGTGCCGTGCGGCACCCCAATGGTTTGGCGAGGGTGACGATCGCGCCAAAGCGGACGTCCGATGGCGGCGTGCTCCGGTCTCGGCGTCGGGACCTCGGGTGTGGATTCGACCAGGGGGTGCGCCGCGTCGTGTGTCGCGTAACCGCCGGCCGACGGCTGCTGCGGATCGTTGCGATATCGTGAGGGCATGACAAGGCCTCCGCGTCTTCGCGTTCATCGCTCGCTGCAACGGTACACTCTGACGCGGCGAGCGTTCCTCGCACGGCCACATGCACGGAGCCCGGAGCGCCACATGGCCACCCCGGGCTCGCACTCACATGGACGAGCCCGTCGGGCTCACCGAATGCCGGCGCCGGTGATCGGCGCCACGTCACCCCACGGCATCGGTGGCAACTTGCGCTGGCGCGGCCACTCCTCGTCGAGTGTGCTTGCGTCGTAGAGCCGCCCGTTCAGCATGACTTTGCTGATCGAATTGGTGTTGCGAATGTCGGCAAGCGGATCGCGATCGAGCACGAGCAGGTCGGCCATCTTGCCGACTTCGAGCGAGCCGAGGTCGGTGTTCAGTCCAAGCGCTTCCGCTCCGCGAATCGTCGCGATCCGCAGGGTCTCGTGCGTGGAGAGACCACCGCTCTGCAGCATCCAGATCTCCCAGTGCATGCCGAGTCCCTGCAGCTGCCCGTGCGACCCGGCGCCGATCCGCCCACCGGCCTGCACCGCCTTTGCCACGTCCTGCGCGTGCTGCCAGAAGGAATACTCCTCCCTGAGGAACCAGCCGCCGGGGCCCGGGCTGCCGCCCGCTCCCGTACCGCGGCGCCGAATCTTGGCGGCAAAGTCCACCGGGTGGGTGAAGTACCTGAGCTTGCGGTCCTCGACGAGGTTCTCGTTGGTGTACCAGTAGTTCTCGCCGAACGGTCCGCCGTACGCGACGATGAGCGTCGGCGAGTTGGTCACCTGTGTGCCGCGATACCACTCGAACACGTCGTTGTACTTGGGCGTGATCGGGAGCGTGTGCTCGATGCCGGGGTAGCCGTCGATACCGTGCGTGATGTCGAGCTTGTGGTCCAGGCCACCTTCGGTCGTGGGCATGATGCCAAGCTTGCGGGCGGCCATGATCACCCATTGCCGCTGCTGCCGGTTGCCCGTCATGTACATCTTGAGCGTGTGGGTTCGGTAATAGTCGGCGTACTTGCGCAGCACCTGCTCGGCGTGCGTCGAGTCGCGGATCATGTCCCCGAGGAATACGCCGGGCCCTGTCGTATAGATGCGCGGGCCGACCATGTCACCCGTCTCCACGCGATCGCCGTATGTCAGGAAGTCGGTCACTGACGTCTGCGGATCGCGCGTGGTGGTCGTGCCGTAGGCCAGCGTCGTGAGGTACTGCCAGGTCTGCGTGTTGTGGATCTGGGGCGTGAGCCACTGCGGGTGGTAGTGCGTGTCCACGAAACCGGGGATGATCGTCTTGCCGGTCACGTTCACCTCACGGGCCCCGGCCGGTATCTGCACGGTTCCGCGGGCGCCGATGGCAACGATGCGGTTGTCGCGTACCACGATGTCCGCGTTCTCGATGATCTCGTTGCCCTTCATGGTCACGGCGCGCGCGCCACGCAGCACGGCGACACCGCGCGGGACGTCGCGTGCCGCGGTCACGATGATGCGTTGTTCCGCCGGCTTGTACCCGGGCGTCTCCTTGCGCGCACTGTCGGCGCGCGCCGTCGAGTCGCGACGCGATGAGTCGGGGCGCTGTGCCGCCTTGGCGCGCGCATCCGCCTTGAGCGAGTCATCGACGACTCTGGCACGATCGAGGTCGTAGCTCCAGACGGCATTGCCGAGTGCCCAGTGGACGCGACGCCCGTCACTGCTCCATGTGGGGAACTCGCCGCCGATCTCGTTGAGCTTGCGCACCGGCACGGCAGCGTTTGCCGGCATCGCCACGGAGACCGTAGGCGGCGTGGCGCCGGCCTGCGGGACGGTGATTGTGTACATGTCCATGCCGACGAGCGCGAGGGCCTGGTCACCGCGCGGCGCCATCATGACGAGTGCGGCGGGCGGTGGCTGCGGCGGCGCGGGCTCGGTGGGATCCTCGAGGTGCGTGGGCGCGCCGTCGCCGAATCCGGCGCGTGCGGCGCGACCGCCGAGCGTGATGCGCGACATGTTCTGCACCATTTGTCCATCGAGCGTGAGCTGCCCACCAGCGCCCGGCGGCAACGGCCCGGTCACCTTGAGGTGCGACCGGAGGTCGGTGCCGTCCCAGCGGAAGGAGACGAGTCCGTCCTGCCCACTGTAGGCAAAGATGCGCGTCGAATCCGTGGTGAAGTGCGCATTGCCGATGCCGCCCGACGGCATGATCCGCGTGGCGGGACCACCGGTGGCCGGGACCCAGACCAGGTCGGCCGCGGCCGGACCCCAGAACGCGGCGCCCGCCTCGATGACCTCGCGCGCCGCGGCCCGCGTCGCCACGATGCGCGAGCCGCTGGGCGACCATGCCAGGTCGGCGTAGAGTCCGCGCGCGGTGGTCAGCGTTCGCGTCGACCAGGTGCGACGCGCTGCATCCCAGTCCGCACGCACGACGTCGCCGCCGCGCTGATCATGCCACGTCGTCCACGCCAGCGAGCGACCATCGGGCGACCACGCCGGCCCAAACTCACCAACGTCGCCACCCGTCGAGACGCGGCGCGGGGTTCCGGCCGGCCAGTCCATCACGTACACGCGGTCGAGCGCCGAGAATGCGAGCTGCCGTCCATCGGGCGAGAGCGCGATGTCGCGCACCTGCTTCGCGGTGAGGTTCGCCGCCGTGTCCACCCGATACGTGAACTTCACCTCGGGGCCCAACGCCAGATCGACCTGCGCCGTGAACGGAATCTTCGCGGGCGCCGATCGGTCGATCGGCACGCGCCAGATTTCTCCGCCGTAGGTTACGACGATCGCACGCGAGTCGGGCGTGAACGAGTAACCGGGGTACGCGTCGAGTGGCGCGCGCGACTCGATGTCATCGCGCTGCACCGGGTACGCGAGCCACTCCTCGTCCTGCGTCTCCAGATTGCGGAGCCGAAGTCCGGTGCGGATCTCGTGACGCGCGGCATACACGAGCCACTTGCCGTCCGGTGAGAGCGCGGGGCGGAACGCGGAGGCCTGGCGCGTGGACATCTGTGCGGTCTTTCCGGTCTCGCGGTCATAGACGCCGAGCTGGAACTGCGCGCCAAGCGAGTTGTAGGTCCAGTCTCCGGAGCGGACCGCGTACCAGATATAGCGCGGGTCGCTGCCAAAGGCGGCGCCGAGGTACTTGAGCGGGCCGGTCGTGGTGCCTAACGGGACACCGTTGCCGCCGTCGACGTGGTACATCCAGAACTTGCCCGTCCCGAACTGGGAGCCCGAGCGGGAGGCCACGACATACTTGCCGTCCGGCGTCCATTCCGGCGAGACGTACTCGGCGTTGTTGCCCTTCGTGATCTGCGTCGTGTCCCGCCCGTCGAGCGACATGATCCAGACGTTGTCACCGCCGGATCGATCCGAGGTGAACACGACTCGCTTGCCGTCGGGGGAGAACCGCGGCTGCGCGTCGTAGGCGATGCCACTCGTCAGGCGCGTGGCTGTACCTCCGGTTATCGGCAGCGTGTAGAGGTCGCCCAGCAGGTCGAAGACGATGGTCTGCCCGTCGGGAGAGACGTCGAGGGAGATCCAGGTGCCCGTCGTGGTGGTAAAGCTGTGCGTGCGGGCGGCCTTGAGGGGCAGCGTGGTGGCCGCGGGGGCCGGCCCCTGTGCGTGGGCGGAGCCGGCGATGGCCAGCGCCGCGAGGAGCGCGGAAATGCGTCGCGTCATGTGGGAACCCTGAGGCTGGTGGCGTCGCTCGCGCGCGCGATGACCGTCGTGTTCGCAGGTCGCTGGCGACGCTGCAAGCATACGCGGCGCGTCGGGGTCGCGGCAGGGGCTCGCGTCATGGGTGGTGCGCGCACTCTTCGGCTCGCCGCTGACGGCGTTCTTCCCCGCCCCGCGGACGACGCTGTATCCCCGCCGGCCATGGACGCATCTATCTTTCGTCGCATGTCCCCCCCGACAGTCGTCGACACCGTGCGCCTCATGTTGGCGCACGCCGCGTGGGCCAACGCCCGCGCGCTCGCCGCGCTCCGCGAGACGCCAGGCAGCGACCCGACCGCGCTCGTGCAGATGGCCCATGTGCTCGCCGCTGAGCACACATGGCTCTCGCGGCTGCAGGGCACGGCACCGAGCGTCGCCGTGTGGCCGACCATCACGCTCGACGCCTGTGACGCCCTGGCGACGGCGAATGCCGCAGCGTTCGCCGCGCTGCTCGACGACGGCGAGCGCGCGCTGCAGCGCGACGTTACCTACACGAATAGTGCCGGCCGCACGTTCACCAGCCGCGCGCTCGACATCCTCCTGCACGTCGCGCTGCACGGCAGCTACCATCGCGGGACCACGGCCTTCGTCACGCGATCGAGCGGTGGTACGCCCGTGGCCACGGACTTCATCGCCTGGATCCGCGACACCGGGCGCGTCGGACGTCCCGATGCGGAGCGAACCCGTGCCGGCTGACGTCGCGTCGCCGGCGACGGCGCAAGCCGCTGCATCGCGCAGTTGGGCAGGGCTCTCGATCACGTTGATCGCGCGCGCCATTGCCAGCCCGCGGCTCGCCCGCGATCTGTTGCTCGTCGCCTGGCGATTCCGCGACCGCCGCTGGCTGCGCCGTTTCCCGTTCCTGCCCGTCCCGTCGCGACCGTACGTGCGCTGGCGGATGTACACGGCCTACGGCGATGCCAACGCGATTCCCCCGGTCGAGGACATCGTGCGCTACGCGCGCT
Proteins encoded:
- a CDS encoding PD40 domain-containing protein, whose product is MTRRISALLAALAIAGSAHAQGPAPAATTLPLKAARTHSFTTTTGTWISLDVSPDGQTIVFDLLGDLYTLPITGGTATRLTSGIAYDAQPRFSPDGKRVVFTSDRSGGDNVWIMSLDGRDTTQITKGNNAEYVSPEWTPDGKYVVASRSGSQFGTGKFWMYHVDGGNGVPLGTTTGPLKYLGAAFGSDPRYIWYAVRSGDWTYNSLGAQFQLGVYDRETGKTAQMSTRQASAFRPALSPDGKWLVYAARHEIRTGLRLRNLETQDEEWLAYPVQRDDIESRAPLDAYPGYSFTPDSRAIVVTYGGEIWRVPIDRSAPAKIPFTAQVDLALGPEVKFTYRVDTAANLTAKQVRDIALSPDGRQLAFSALDRVYVMDWPAGTPRRVSTGGDVGEFGPAWSPDGRSLAWTTWHDQRGGDVVRADWDAARRTWSTRTLTTARGLYADLAWSPSGSRIVATRAAAREVIEAGAAFWGPAAADLVWVPATGGPATRIMPSGGIGNAHFTTDSTRIFAYSGQDGLVSFRWDGTDLRSHLKVTGPLPPGAGGQLTLDGQMVQNMSRITLGGRAARAGFGDGAPTHLEDPTEPAPPQPPPAALVMMAPRGDQALALVGMDMYTITVPQAGATPPTVSVAMPANAAVPVRKLNEIGGEFPTWSSDGRRVHWALGNAVWSYDLDRARVVDDSLKADARAKAAQRPDSSRRDSTARADSARKETPGYKPAEQRIIVTAARDVPRGVAVLRGARAVTMKGNEIIENADIVVRDNRIVAIGARGTVQIPAGAREVNVTGKTIIPGFVDTHYHPQWLTPQIHNTQTWQYLTTLAYGTTTTRDPQTSVTDFLTYGDRVETGDMVGPRIYTTGPGVFLGDMIRDSTHAEQVLRKYADYYRTHTLKMYMTGNRQQRQWVIMAARKLGIMPTTEGGLDHKLDITHGIDGYPGIEHTLPITPKYNDVFEWYRGTQVTNSPTLIVAYGGPFGENYWYTNENLVEDRKLRYFTHPVDFAAKIRRRGTGAGGSPGPGGWFLREEYSFWQHAQDVAKAVQAGGRIGAGSHGQLQGLGMHWEIWMLQSGGLSTHETLRIATIRGAEALGLNTDLGSLEVGKMADLLVLDRDPLADIRNTNSISKVMLNGRLYDASTLDEEWPRQRKLPPMPWGDVAPITGAGIR
- a CDS encoding damage-inducible protein DinB; amino-acid sequence: MSPPTVVDTVRLMLAHAAWANARALAALRETPGSDPTALVQMAHVLAAEHTWLSRLQGTAPSVAVWPTITLDACDALATANAAAFAALLDDGERALQRDVTYTNSAGRTFTSRALDILLHVALHGSYHRGTTAFVTRSSGGTPVATDFIAWIRDTGRVGRPDAERTRAG